A region from the Coffea eugenioides isolate CCC68of chromosome 9, Ceug_1.0, whole genome shotgun sequence genome encodes:
- the LOC113782163 gene encoding uncharacterized protein LOC113782163 → MAKSQDEALKKDLSELGSVVKVLEHRQEGTERTLKNLDQKYESMMSMMAQMMAKLNGKDKDTESSSSIVGPRKGETQGEGQGRSDWKESRSYTRVPKMELPNFTGDNPREWIRKANKYFKINGVEENMKSEIAELYLRDRADTWFHGVFSGRGVIPWAEFATALCARFGEGTPEEAIEEFNKLNQEGSVADYLEKFELLKALVMPSLPHLADSYYKTCFLSGLKEEIVNMVKMAKPLTLADAIEAAKLQEKNLKAMQKIHKGLPSTIHTHKAPFHTPSHNQGSSAAPRTSDKHPIKNHKYPNSNQNQFRRITPSEYNLRREKGLCYKCAEPYTLGHVCKQSHIHFLLVTDEKGDSASTEEEKETDPEVFCDCIEGRLEDEHIEVSVHALAGGGEHRTIKLRGTIKGRTVTALIDSGSTHCFLDEQLAKSLGLISSGPSLMVRVANGEKIQSRGLVKPVVWKMQGYEFQHQFNTLKLGGCDMVLGVDWLARFSPMEFDFQGLRVRFKKGKQQVELKGEIHQVQLKLIKGSRLHKWARKQTYGILAQLKAVTEEVPETEAIPPEMGRVLQEFEDVFREPQGLPPERSHDHSITLKEGSKLRN, encoded by the coding sequence ATGGCTAAGTCAcaagatgaagcattgaagaAGGATCTGTCTGAGCTAGGAAGTGTGGTCAAGGTACTAGAACACAGGCAAGAAGGTACGGAAAGGACCCTCAAAAATCTGGACCAAAAGTATGAGAGCATGATGTCTATGATGGCTCAGATGATGGCCAAGTTGAATGGCAAGGATAAGGATACAGAAAGTAGCAGTTCGATAGTAGGCCCCAGGAAAGGAGAAACACAAGGGGAAGGTCAGGGCAGATCAGATTGGAAGGAGAGCAGATCTTACACCAGGGTGCCTAAGATGGAGCTGCCTAACtttacaggagataatccaagGGAGTGGATCCGCAAAGCTAACAAGTATTTTAAGATCAATGGAGTGGAAGAAAACATGAAGTCTGAGATTGCTGAGCTGTACCTAAGAGACAGGGCTGATACCTGGTTCCATGGAGTATTCAGTGGCAGGGGAGTCATTCCATGGGCTGAATTTGCCACTGCATTATGTGCGAGATTTGGTGAAGGCACGCCAGAGGAGGCCATTGAAGAATTCAACAAACTCAATCAGGAGGGATCTGTTGCTGACTACCTGGAAAAGTTTGAGCTGCTCAAAGCACTGGTAATGCCTTCACTCCCTCATTTGGCTGACTCTTACTATAAAACATGTTTTCTAAGTGGCTTGAAGGAAGAAATAGTTAACATGGTAAAAATGGCCAAGCCCCTAACTCTGGCTGATGCAATAGAAGCAGCTAAGttacaagaaaaaaatttaaaagccaTGCAGAAAATACATAAAGGCCTACCCAGCACTATTCATACACACAAAGCCCCATTCCACACCCCAAGCCATAACCAGGGGAGCTCTGCTGCTCCCAGAACCTCAGACAAACACCCCATCAAAAACCATAAATATCCAAACAGCAACCAGAACCAATTCAGGAGGATCACCCCTAGTGAGTACAACCTCAGAAGAGAGAAGGGACTATGCTATAAGTGTGCTGAACCCTACACACTTGGCCATGTGTGTAAGCAATCCCACATTCACTTTTTGCTAGTCACTGATGAAAAGGGGGACTCTGCATCCACTGAGGAGGAAAAGGAGACTGACCCTGAAGTATTCTGTGACTGCATTGAGGGTCGACTGGAGGATGAACACATAGAGGTTTCTGTGCATGCATTGGCTGGGGGTGGGGAGCATAGAACAATTAAACTGAGGGGGACCATAAAAGGGAGAACTGTCACTGCATTGATTGACAGTGGAAGTACTCACTGTTTTTTGGATGAACAACTGGCCAAAAGCCTAGGCCTAATCAGCAGTGGACCCTCCCTAATGGTCAGGGTAGCTAATGGAGAGAAGATTCAGTCCAGGGGCCTAGTTAAGCCAGTGGTCTGGAAAATGCAGGGATATGAGTTTCAACACCAGTTCAATACCTTGAAGTTGGGGGGTTGTGATATGGTATTAGGGGTAGACTGGCTGGCCAGGTTCAGTCCCATGGAATTTGACTTCCAAGGGCTGAGGGTGAGGTTCaaaaaagggaaacaacaagTGGAGTTGAAGGGGGAGATTCACCAGGTGCAATTAAAGCTGATAAAAGGTAGTAGACTGCACAAGTGGGCTAGGAAACAAACCTATGGGATCCTGGCTCAGTTAAAAGCAGTAACTGAGGAGGTACCAGAAACTGAAGCCATACCCCCAGAAATGGGGAGGGTACTGCAGGAGTTTGAGGATGTGTTCAGGGAACCTCAGGGACTACCCCCTGAAAGGAGTCATGACCATTCTATCACCTTGAAAGAGGGATCCAAATTGAGAAACTAG
- the LOC113782162 gene encoding uncharacterized protein LOC113782162 — MEALQPHAGGQAPSSPSFLRKSFAALFSNNTATPSLSVLATPSTHKGEPALIFSQVAMEKLAAPYRLALVGKFSRGRPKLEEFFAQFHSDADFHRVWARGIWYVHGHPMRVFKWTPSFHVDREPSVVLVWFQMPKLPLHLFHKETLFQIAEVVGVPLLVDAATLAVSRPSVARVCVEVDLMKQRPSRVWIGTGQHDGFWQELVPENLPPYCSHCFRQGHTEVGCHVLHPALKPVKVGGDGERLGQPAERGIKPRQRQREGVQDSTALVANSAAVEEAAATKVSGLEPPSETAALVESQAMVGAMVSTSQSAGATAALAEPQTVVAVEVAEQLSAEVVVSAEKELNHEQEFGDNGAVAVEGFEVVLVGGQDLSKEEDDYGNDVRMGSAERRPTEAHMGSKDVLAEEEELRELQERVGNLSPRGDSHMVPDVLSSMVSDHQLGALNLEPNELSLVRQVEPQKKGTKVNAMSSRILRSKEREGLWGELLREKQEVKPWFLVGDFNVILSAEEKRGGVPFRQADRMELAQFMSLAGVGDAGFSGSRYNWCNNRQGMARVWRRLDRLLINSAAMRMECDFTVRHLGRDPSDHEPLLLSAVTRLDGKPSPFRFLNVWTTKPGFLDVVKQCWSGSLPGSPLKVLSEKLRKMKQALRQWSRSSFGDIFLEIRSAEQKVAEAELAHDDNPSEELLIQLHKARARLRNALVVEEEYWKQKARVKWLADGDRNTAFFHSVVTERRRKSVIHRIRRTNGDWVDDEASICNEAVSFFQGLFTEEVGRASSDMLEVIPRVLNDQDNSGLTEILSMDEVKEVLFSMDGDSGAGPDGFTGKFFTAAWEVVAEDVHRAIESFFCGAELPATAIVLLPKVLCPQDFTQFRPISLCNFVNKAISKLLSVRLARVLPRIISPQQSGFVPGRQMADNFLLTQELLSDIRKPNRGGNVVLKLDMMKAYDRVSWLFLIQVLRWFGFSELWIDMVWRLVSNVWFSVIVNGSLKGFFKSTQGLRQGDPISPALFVIGAEVLSRSLNALAVIGVSIPSKFRVDALWSRT; from the exons ATGGAGGCCCTCCAGCCTCACGCTGGGGGCCAGGCTCCTTCATCTCCATCTTTTCTCCGCAAGTCCTTTGCTGCTTTATTTTCAAACAATACAGCCACGCCTTCGCTGTCCGTTCTGGCGACTCCCTCCACCCACAAAGGGGAGCCTGCGCTGATATTCTCACAAGTAGCCATGGAGAAGCTTGCTGCCCCATATCGACTTGCATTGGTGGGCAAGTTCTCAAGGGGTCGACCGAAGCTAGAGGAGTTTTTTGCGCAA TTccattcggatgctgatttccACAGAGTGTGGGCAAGGGGGATTTGGTACGTTCATGGACATCCGATGAGGGTCTTTAAATGGACTCCATCATTTCATGTAGATCGTGAGCCATCTGTTGTCCTAGTGTGGTTCCAGATGCCCAAGCTGCCcttgcatttgttccataaGGAAACGTTGTTCCAAATTGCGGAGGTGGTGGGCGTGCCTCTGTTAGTTGATGCAGCAACTTTGGCGGTTTCCAGACCTAGCGTTGCTAGGGTCTGCGTGGAGGTGGACTTGATGAAGCAAAGGCCTTCGAGGGTATGGATTGGGACCGGACAGCATGATGGATTCTGGCAGGAGCTGGTGCCGGAAAACCTTCCCCCTTATTGTTCCCACTGCTTCAGGCAGGGGCACACGGAGGTGGGTTGCCATGTGTTGCACCCAGCATTGAAGCCTGTCAAAGTGGGGGGAGATGGGGAGAGGCTTGGGCAGCCTGCTGAAAGGGGCATTAAGCCCAGGCAGAGGCAGCGCGAGGGGGTGCAAGATAGCACAGCGCTGGTTGCAAATTCAGCAGCGGTTGAGGAGGCCGCAGCGACGAAGGTGTCCGGCTTGGAGCCGCCGAGCGAGACGGCAGCGCTGGTGGAGTCTCAAGCTATGGTTGGTGCTATGGTGTCCACATCCCAATCCGCTGGTGCTACGGCTGCATTGGCGGAGCCGCAGACAGTGGTAGCGGTCGAGGTTGCCGAGCAACTTTCTGCAGAGGTGGTGGTGTCGGCTGAGAAGGAGTTGAACCATGAGCAGGAGTTCGGCGATAATGGTGCAGTAGCCGTTGAAGGATTTGAGGTGGTGTTGGTGGGAGGGCAGGATTTGAGCAAGGAGGAAGATGATTACGGTAATGATGTGCGCATGGGATCAGCGGAACGGCGTCCAACAGAGGCTCACATGGGTTCTAAAGATGTCTTGGCAGAAGAGGAAGAGCTTCGTGAGTTGCAGGAGCGGGTGGGTAACCTGTCACCAAGAGGTGATTCTCACATGGTGCCTGACGTACTATCTTCGATGGTAAGTGACCATCAGTTGGGTGCACTGAACCTGGAGCCTAACGAATTATCTCTGGTGCGGCAAGTTGAGCCGCAGAAGAAAGGTACTAAGGTCAATGCTATGTCTAGTCGTATTTTACGCTCTAAA GAGAGGGAAGGGCTATGGGGAGAGCTTTTGCGAGAGAAGCAGGAGGTTAAGCCCTGGTTTCTGGTGGGGGATTTTAACGTGATTTTGTCTGCAGAGGAGAAACGGGGCGGCGTTCCTTTCAGGCAGGCTGATAGGATGGAATTAGCACAGTTCATGTCTTTAGCAGGGGTTGGAGATGCTGGCTTCTCGGGGTCTAGGTATAATTGGTGCAATAATAGGCAGGGTATGGCTAGGGTTTGGAGACGGTTAGACAGGCTGTTGATTAACTCAGCGGCTATGAGGATGGAATGTGATTTCACAGTACGGCATTTGGGGAGGGACCCTTCGGATCATGAGCCACTTCTGTTATCTGCGGTGACGAGATTGGATGGTAAGCCATCGCCATTCCGCTTCTTGAATGTTTGGACAACAAAACCTGGTTTCCTGGATGTTGTTAAACAGTGTTGGTCTGGCTCCCTTCCTGGTTCGCCTCTCAAGGTTTTATCGGAGAAGCTCCGAAAGATGAAACAAGCGCTTCGCCAATGGTCTAGGAGTTCTTTTGGGGATATATTCTTGGAGATTCGGTCGGCGGAGCAAAAGGTGGCAGAGGCTGAACTAGCCCATGATGACAACCCTTCCGAGGAATTACTGATACAACTACACAAGGCACGAGCTCGGTTGCGCAATGCTTTGGTGGTTGAAGAAGAGTATTGGAAGCAGAAAGCTCGGGTTAAGTGGCTGGCGGACGGTGACCGGAATACGGCTTTCTTTCATTCTGTTGTGACGGAGAGGCGGAGAAAGTCGGTTATTCATCGGATTCGGAGGACAAATGGCGACTGGGTGGACGATGAGGCAAGTATTTGTAATGAGGCCGTCTCTTTCTTTCAGGGTTTGTTTACAGAGGAGGTGGGAAGAGCCTCCAGTGACATGTTGGAGGTCATTCCGAGGGTTCTTAATGATCAGGATAACAGCGGGCTAACAGAGATCCTTTCTATGGACGAAGTGAAGGAGGTCCTGTTTTCAATGGATGGGGACAGTGGCGCGGGTCCGGATGGCTTTACAGGGAAGTTTTTCACGGCGGCTTGGGAGGTGGTTGCTGAGGATGTTCACCGGGCCATAGAGAGCTTCTTTTGTGGCGCGGAGTTGCCCGCTACTGCCATTGTTTTGTTGCCTAAGGTTCTCTGCCCACAGGATTTTACACAATTCAGACCGATAAGTTTATGCAACTTTGTCAATAAGGCCATCTCTAAACTCTTATCCGTCCGACTAGCTAGGGTCCTTCCGCGGATTATCTCGCCGCAGCAGAGTGGTTTCGTGCCAGGACGACAAATGGCGGATAACTTTCTCTTAACTCAGGAGTTGTTGAGCGATATTAGGAAACCCAACCGGGGAGGGAATGTGGTGCTCAAGTTGGATATGATGAAGGCCTACGATAGGGTATCATGGCTGTTTTTAATACAAGTCCTTCGGTGGTTTGGGTTTAGCGAGCTGTGGATTGATATGGTGTGGAGGCTGGTCTCAAATGTATGGTTTTCTGTCATTGTGAATGGCTCGCTGAAGGGGTTTTTCAAGTCCACCCAAGGTTTGCGCCAGGGTGATCCGATATCGCCGGCTTTGTTTGTCATTGGAGCGGAGGTGCTTTCGCGTTCTCTGAATGCCTTGGCGGTGATAGGCGTTTCCATCCCTTCAAAGTTTCGAGTGGATGCCCTATGGTCACGCACTTGA
- the LOC113782165 gene encoding cationic amino acid transporter 1-like, whose product MVGASGVEQGNRLKKRFFGCSKDDFFPEESFKSWENYTRALRETKTRLKDRLLARSFDQLELQEVLARSQNQMKKTLNWFDLLWFGVGGVMGAGVFVLTGQATRYDAGPAVLLSFLIAGIAALLSVLCYTEFTVELPVAGGSFAYLRVELGDFIAFIAAGNILFEYIVAGASVARSWTSYFATLCNHNPNDFRINVSSLAEGYNHLDPIAVGISVIICVAAALSIKGSSRLNSLLTLAHILVMVFILVTGLTKANPANYKEFAPFGVHGIFTAAATLFFAFVGFDGVATLGEEIRNPGKDIPIGLIGSMLIVITTYCLLAVTLCLMQPYSQVDVDAPFTIAFQAVGLKWAKYIVALGALKGMTTVLLANVIGQARYFTHIARTHMAPPILSIISQKTGTPVNATVVMTIANCIVAFFTSLDVLANLLSISTLFLFTLVSIALIVRRHYVSGDTSNPDRNKLIFFLVLILSSSIATSVCWGLNVTSWFGYAITVGMWFLATLGLNLMVKQARKPKVWGVPLVPWVPSASVALNIFVISSIDGPSFIRFSIWTVVLLVYYLLVGLHASYDAAKEFEGKGGTSSQANIEAGIVRNNEVETTT is encoded by the coding sequence ATGGTGGGTGCTAGTGGTGTAGAGCAAGGCAACAGATTGAAGAAGAGATTCTTTGGATGCAGCAAAGATGATTTTTTCCCAGAGGAGTCATTCAAAAGTTGGGAAAATTACACCAGGGCATTGCGCGAAACAAAAACACGGCTAAAAGATCGTCTCCTGGCACGATCATTCGACCAATTGGAGCTTCAAGAAGTGCTAGCTCGTAGCCAAAATCAGATGAAAAAGACATTAAATTGGTTTGATTTACTGTGGTTTGGTGTAGGGGGAGTAATGGGCGCTGGTGTATTTGTCCTCACTGGACAAGCCACTAGATATGATGCTGGCCCTGCTGTCCTCCTATCTTTCCTCATAGCAGGCATTGCCGCTTTGCTTTCTGTCCTGTGCTACACGGAGTTCACTGTTGAACTTCCTGTTGCTGGAGGATCATTTGCCTATTTAAGAGTGGAACTTGGAGACTTTATAGCTTTCATTGCTGCAGGAAACATTCTTTTCGAGTATATTGTAGCCGGGGCTAGTGTCGCACGCTCATGGACTTCATATTTTGCCACCCTGTGCAATCATAATCCTAATGATTTCCGTATAAATGTCTCATCTCTTGCTGAGGGCTACAACCATTTAGATCCAATTGCAGTTGGTATTTCTGTGATTATTTGTGTTGCAGCAGCTCTGAGCATCAAAGGCTCCTCCCGGCTTAATTCATTGTTGACTTTAGCTCATATCTTGGTGATGGTTTTCATCCTTGTTACCGGCCTAACTAAGGCGAATCCTGCTAATTATAAAGAATTTGCACCTTTTGGTGTTCATGGCATTTTCACAGCAGCAGCAACACTTTTCTTCGCATTTGTTGGATTCGATGGAGTAGCAACTTTGGGAGAGGAAATTAGAAATCCAGGTAAGGATATCCCTATTGGCCTAATTGGATCAATGCTGATTGTGATTACAACTTACTGCCTCCTAGCAGTAACGTTATGCCTCATGCAGCCATATTCTCAAGTTGATGTTGATGCACCTTTCACAATTGCATTCCAAGCTGTAGGATTGAAATGGGCTAAGTATATTGTAGCACTTGGCGCACTAAAGGGCATGACCACAGTTTTACTGGCAAATGTCATTGGACAAGCGAGGTATTTCACTCATATTGCTCGAACACACATGGCTCCTCCAATTCTTTCTATCATCAGCCAAAAAACAGGCACACCAGTGAATGCCACAGTGGTCATGACCATCGCAAACTGCATTGTTGCATTTTTCACAAGCCTTGATGTCCTGGCAAACCTTCTGTCTATTTCTACCTTGTTCTTGTTCACTCTAGTTTCCATTGCGCTTATAGTTAGACGACACTATGTTTCAGGGGATACATCAAATCCTGATAGGAACAAACTTATATTCTTCTTGGTGTTGATCCTATCATCCTCTATTGCCACTTCTGTTTGCTGGGGTTTAAATGTCACTAGCTGGTTTGGTTACGCAATTACAGTAGGGATGTGGTTTTTAGCCACACTGGGACTGAACCTGATGGTTAAGCAGGCAAGAAAACCAAAGGTTTGGGGAGTGCCATTAGTTCCATGGGTGCCATCAGCTAGTGTTGCACTCAATATTTTTGTCATCAGTTCAATTGATGGTCCATCATTCATCAGATTTTCTATTTGGACAGTGGTTTTGCTTGTGTACTATTTGCTGGTTGGATTGCATGCTTCATATGATGCAGCCAAGGAGTTTGAAGGCAAAGGTGGAACATCCTCCCAGGCAAACATTGAAGCTGGTATAGTAAGAAATAATGAGGTTGAAACCACCACATAG
- the LOC113782164 gene encoding leucine-rich repeat extensin-like protein 3 has protein sequence MVQNQLEAMVTDLLQKAKKKKVPISSPDPPPPQGSPAPAPPPAPPSPPQRPSPPPSRPRSHPPSPPPGSLPRSRSHAPTPPPQSHGRAPPPWPHAHHGPKDGPHRYGRYMHALDEMSRIPGLRSFEASTTRTYRWNFADDTMDESFHHSHGPSYRHRGPPPPPDYYPGPHHESYYRRHHLPSYRHVESPPHYPPLRHDHCPPGYLSYHRHPGSPLHDHMPGNYHALPPPPGQHPYEVFFSDENPNGCIIT, from the exons aTGGTACAGAACCAGTTGGAGGCAATGGTGACAGATTTGTTGCAGAAAGCA aaaaagaaaaaggtgcCAATTTCTTCTCCAGATCCTCCGCCACCACAAGGTTCTCCAGCTCCGGCTCCACCTCCAGCACCACCCTCTCCTCCACAACGACCATCTCCACCACCATCACGTCCTCGTTCTCATCCACCATCTCCACCGCCAGGTTCTCTTCCTCGTTCCCGTTCTCATGCACCAACTCCACCGCCACAGTCTCATGGCAGAGCACCGCCACCTTGGCCTCATGCACATCATGGCCCCAAAGATGGTCCCCACCGATATGGACGATACATGCATGCGTTGGATGAAATGTCAAGAATTCCTGGGCTGAGAAGCTTTGAAGCATCCACTACCAGGACTTACAGGTGGAATTTCGCAGACGATACCATGGATGAGAGCTTCCACCACAGTCATGGACCTTCATATAGGCACAGGGGGCCGCCGCCGCCGCCTGATTATTACCCCGGGCCCCATCATGAAAGCTACTACCGCCGTCATCACCTACCTTCATATAGGCACGTGGAGTCGCCACCGCATTATCCGCCCCTCCGACATGACCACTGTCCTCCAGGATACCTTTCATACCACAGGCATCCGGGATCGCCACTGCATGACCACATGCCTGGAAATTACCATGCGCTTCCACCACCGCCCGGCCAGCACCCGTATGAGGTCTTTTTCAGTGATGAGAATCCTAATGGTTGCATAATTACCTGA